One Ricinus communis isolate WT05 ecotype wild-type chromosome 1, ASM1957865v1, whole genome shotgun sequence DNA window includes the following coding sequences:
- the LOC8287030 gene encoding ultraviolet-B receptor UVR8: MQEENKKVKVKETEEREHEQQVWSWGAGTDGQLGTGKLEDEHLPQLLQFPSLSVRPISSLACGGAHVIALNSDGKVLTWGRGTSGQLGHGNMLSSVHPQPVTFLDSFVITHISAGWSHSGFVSDKGCVFTCGDGSFGQLGHGDNNSHATPVQVSYFANRHVHQIACGMRHSLVLLKDSSGNQVYGFGSGKRGQLGISKDKIKSISLPLVTCGFEDIKINSIITNGDHSAALSVDGHLYTWGRGFPGTSDVFTPRHLVSSLQFIKVALGWNHALALTVESEVFILGGDRHGALGDLEKISPAKHLTDPTHAIFDRVSILDGMKVVDIAAGSEHSALLTVDGTIKTWGWGEHGQLGLGSTKDQTNPQSVSLDHEAENQEINLKVYCGSGFTFVVRSLSTSQT, encoded by the exons ATGCaagaagagaacaaaaaagtaaaagtaaaagaaacagaagaaaGAGAGCACGAACAACAAGTATGGAGTTGGGGAGCAGGAACGGATGGGCAGTTAGGCACAGGAAAGCTGGAGGACGAGCATCTTCCTCAACTCCTTCAGTTTCCTTCTCTTAGTGTTAGACCCATCTCCTCTCTTGCTTGTGGCGGCGCTCACGTTATTGCCTTAAATTCTG ATGGGAAAGTATTGACATGGGGGAGAGGCACATCTGGTCAGCTTGGCCATGGAAATATGCTCAGTAGTGTACATCCACAGCCTGTAACCTTTTTGGATAGTTTTGTTATTACTCATATCTCTGCTGGTTGGAGCCATTCTGGGTTTGTTTCAG ATAAAGGGTGTGTTTTTACTTGTGGAGATGGTTCATTTGGTCAGCTTGGGCATGGTGATAATAACTCACATGCTACTCCTGTTCAAGTCTCTTATTTTGCAAATAGGCATGTTCACCAGATAGCATGTGGCATGCGACATTCACTTGTCTTGTTGAAAG ATTCTTCAGGAAACCAAGTTTATGGTTTTGGTTCTGGAAAGCGTGGTCAATTGGGTATCTCCAAAGATaagattaaatccattagTCTTCCTCTGGTTACCTGTGGATTTGAAGACATTAAAATCAATAGTATTATTACAAATGGAGATCATAGTGCTGCATTATCTG TTGATGGTCATCTCTACACTTGGGGAAGAGGATTTCCTGGAACTTCTGATGTTTTTACTCCTCGGCATTTGGTTTCATCTTTGCAGTTCATCAAAGTTGCGCTTGGATGGAATCATGCTTTAGCATTGActg TTGAGTCTGAAGTCTTTATCCTTGGCGGTGATCGCCATGGAGCACTTGGTGATCTTGAGAAAATAAGTCCAGCAAAGCATCTAACTG ATCCAACACATGCTATTTTTGATAGAGTCTCTATTCTTGATGGGATGAAAGTTGTGGATATTGCAGCGGGATCTGAGCATTCTGCTTTATTGACAG TGGATGGAACAATAAAGACTTGGGGATGGGGTGAACATGGTCAACTTGGCTTGGGAAGCACAAAAGACCAAACCAACCCTCAATCAGTAAGCCTAGACCATGAAGCTGAGAACCAAGAAATCAACTTGAAAGTTTACTGCGGCAGTGGGTTTACATTTGTTGTGAGGTCACTCTCCACCTCTCAAACCTGA